In Acaryochloris marina S15, a single genomic region encodes these proteins:
- a CDS encoding R3H domain-containing nucleic acid-binding protein, with protein MVEQASGENQHITDNLEQLLDILPETLRSHLQQHPQRSVMIEVVMDLGRQPEARFPGQAEYLSTEPISRDDLDYCIQRVSHFSGDNRAGIERTLHRISAMRNRQGEVIGLTCRVGRAVLGTTEIIRDLVESGRSILMLGRPGVGKTTALREIARVLADDLLKRVVIIDTSNEIAGDGDIPHPAIGRARRMQVARPELQHQVMIEAVENHTPEVIVIDEIGTELEAAAARTIAERGVQLIGTAHGNRIENLLKNPTLSDLVGGIQSVTLGDDEARRRGSQKSVLERKAPPTFDIAVEMSERSRWIVHEEVANTIDNLLRGRIPNPQVRTVSDSGKVTITHELSTTPIAEPTPIESAPSGWRASGRMQPVPNPVAPAKTDFNEFQTLLDASLQQQDQYGNTLNFTAGPNGEDLPLHVYPYAVSRSQLDQVITTLNLPIVLTKDMDHADVIFALRSHLKHHSKLRNLAKTRQVPIHTVKSSTIPQIARGLRRLVNMDDPGTPELVDLKLFSGSNDDDEMEALEEARLAVEQIVIPKKQPVELLPRSASIRKMQHELIEHYRLQSRSFGEDPNRRLRIYPA; from the coding sequence ATGGTTGAACAAGCATCAGGAGAAAACCAGCACATCACCGATAATCTTGAACAATTGCTCGATATTTTGCCCGAGACATTGCGATCTCACCTGCAACAACACCCCCAACGCAGTGTGATGATTGAAGTGGTGATGGATCTGGGTCGCCAACCGGAAGCTCGCTTCCCAGGCCAAGCCGAATATTTATCCACAGAACCCATTAGCCGAGACGATTTAGACTATTGCATTCAACGGGTCAGTCACTTCAGTGGTGATAACCGGGCCGGTATCGAGCGGACCCTACATCGGATTAGCGCCATGCGCAACCGCCAAGGAGAAGTGATTGGCCTCACCTGTCGAGTGGGTCGTGCCGTGTTAGGCACCACTGAAATTATTCGCGACCTCGTGGAAAGTGGTCGTTCAATCCTCATGCTGGGACGCCCTGGTGTCGGTAAAACGACAGCCTTGCGAGAAATTGCTCGGGTCCTAGCCGATGACCTCCTGAAACGGGTCGTTATTATTGACACCTCTAACGAGATTGCCGGGGATGGCGATATTCCCCACCCTGCCATTGGTCGCGCCCGACGGATGCAGGTGGCCCGCCCCGAATTACAACATCAGGTCATGATCGAGGCGGTGGAGAACCACACCCCAGAAGTCATCGTAATTGATGAAATTGGCACCGAATTAGAAGCGGCGGCGGCCCGCACCATTGCTGAACGAGGGGTGCAGTTAATTGGTACCGCCCACGGCAATCGCATCGAAAACCTGCTGAAAAATCCCACCTTATCTGACTTAGTGGGCGGCATTCAGTCTGTCACCCTGGGAGATGATGAAGCTCGTCGTCGGGGCAGCCAAAAAAGTGTGCTAGAGCGGAAAGCTCCCCCGACCTTTGATATTGCTGTCGAAATGTCAGAGCGGTCCCGCTGGATTGTGCATGAAGAAGTCGCCAACACGATTGATAATCTCCTGAGAGGTCGAATTCCCAATCCTCAAGTCCGTACGGTCAGCGATAGCGGCAAGGTCACCATTACCCATGAACTGTCTACTACGCCCATCGCCGAGCCGACCCCCATTGAGTCCGCCCCCAGTGGCTGGCGAGCCTCAGGTCGGATGCAGCCCGTTCCAAATCCCGTTGCTCCAGCCAAAACAGATTTCAATGAGTTTCAAACCCTATTGGATGCATCCTTGCAGCAGCAAGATCAGTATGGCAATACCCTCAATTTCACCGCAGGTCCCAACGGCGAGGATCTGCCCCTCCATGTCTATCCCTATGCCGTCAGTCGGTCTCAACTCGATCAGGTGATTACAACCCTGAATTTACCGATTGTGCTCACCAAGGATATGGATCATGCAGACGTGATCTTTGCCTTGCGATCGCATCTTAAGCATCATTCCAAATTGCGCAATTTAGCCAAGACCCGCCAGGTTCCCATCCACACCGTTAAGTCGAGTACCATTCCTCAAATTGCCAGAGGTCTACGCCGCCTGGTAAATATGGACGATCCAGGCACCCCAGAGCTGGTGGATCTCAAGCTGTTTTCCGGCAGTAATGATGACGATGAGATGGAAGCTCTAGAAGAAGCCAGACTTGCGGTTGAGCAAATCGTTATTCCCAAAAAGCAGCCCGTAGAGTTACTGCCCCGATCTGCCAGCATTCGCAAAATGCAGCATGAGTTGATTGAGCATTACCGTTTGCAGTCTCGCAGTTTTGGCGAAGATCCGAATCGCCGACTTCGGATTTATCCTGCTTAG
- a CDS encoding transaldolase family protein, whose protein sequence is MYLFLDTADIKAWDFWLSKGLFYGVTTNPTLLERAHIPCTLDQLKKLAIEAFQRGAQEIHLQTWGTEVEDLVRRGCAIAAIDSRVVVKVPITLAGTEAAAQLIQQGIRVTLTGVYAVHQALIAAALKADYAAPYLGRMTDLGQDGRQDIISMQRGLNGVNSSTKLLVASIRSVDDITDLTQETLDTFTVSPAIAEQLFQVDATIDAALAFEKAAQN, encoded by the coding sequence ATGTACCTGTTTTTAGACACTGCAGATATTAAGGCCTGGGACTTTTGGCTGAGTAAGGGCTTATTTTATGGGGTCACAACCAATCCCACCTTATTGGAACGAGCACATATCCCTTGCACCCTCGACCAACTCAAAAAGCTAGCTATAGAAGCCTTTCAGCGAGGCGCTCAAGAAATTCATTTACAGACCTGGGGCACTGAAGTTGAAGATTTAGTTCGTCGGGGATGTGCGATCGCAGCCATCGATTCCCGCGTAGTGGTTAAAGTGCCCATTACTTTGGCTGGTACAGAAGCAGCTGCACAGTTAATTCAGCAAGGAATTCGGGTTACTTTGACTGGAGTATATGCCGTTCATCAAGCATTGATTGCTGCAGCCCTTAAGGCTGATTATGCTGCCCCCTATTTGGGGCGAATGACGGATCTGGGGCAAGATGGCAGGCAAGATATCATTTCGATGCAAAGAGGCTTGAATGGTGTCAATAGTTCCACAAAGCTTTTGGTGGCAAGTATCCGAAGTGTTGATGACATCACTGATCTAACTCAGGAAACCCTCGATACGTTTACGGTATCACCTGCGATCGCAGAGCAACTCTTCCAAGTCGATGCAACTATAGATGCTGCACTAGCCTTTGAAAAAGCGGCACAAAATTAA
- a CDS encoding ATP-binding sensor histidine kinase, translating to MHLDYDGKYILLEQLYCGLSIIIYKGFEKKSGKQVVVKTLRSKYPSLSEISRLHYEYKVTNTVSSNNIIKVIGIESDKSTTLLIKEYFDSISLREYIINNSVGLQDFLEISTQLAQAVSELHSKDIIHKDINPSNILINPVTKQVKITDLSIASCLPQEVTFYESSYSIEGTPAYISPEQTGRMNRCVDHRSDLYSLGITFYELLIGQCPFQAIDLLEMVYSHLSDTPKAPIVLDESIPSPISDIIMKLIEKDAEDRYQSALGLKSDLEWFKNEYIRSEIVLGFVPGKLDKRSQFFLPQKLYGRKFEMSELLLSFDNISQGIGEVVLVSGYSGVGKTSLIQELNKSAITNRGYFVQGKQNQFQRDTPNSAILNAFQNLIQQILSEPEHKIIFWKEILVQELSENANIIIDNIPDLELIIGPQPEVKELNAIESQKRYLRVFKKFVNVFTQSEHPIVVFLDDLQWFDFSSIKFLEELLVDASDSHLLMILSYRDNEISKTHPLRFFIKNIENLKINIKHINIKSLGNEYVKEIIEDTFDLTYSSVEPLVKIIFDMSKGNPFHISQLIKIFYEKKVIKFDFNEGKWSFYENKVQNLDLVSLSIVELMQNSIFQLPTDTQNLLYLASCIGNKFDLNFLSVVSSSQPKDVVVKLWPALQSGLILPVSKSYKLALVINNLPSRFKQEDVENVEYQFLHDRVQQAAYTSVSSSKTKLTHYKIGKILLNHLRKDDLSTYIFDIVNQLNYGVSLVDEDINRLYLSELNLIAGKKAKESTSYEAANIYFQISLDFLSDYSWDNCYSLFLEIYTEFVESAYLSTDYEKVEEYSTKVIESSNNVLDIAKIVEIQVLSDIAQNRMDIAIRKAFEFLEKINVKFSKNESEFIILINLLLIKVKLMLAGKPSQLLLIKKMDNKQYLSAMRILTNVVPAIFIYSPKLFPLVIFRMVDISLKYGNSSLSSFAYASYGVILCGKLNQMVSGYQFGQVAIEIAKQLGAKDQFSKIFLVFNVFIRHWCEDITHSLSPLQEGINYGLSFGDTENACHCASFYCSYLFLAGENISNVVNEHTNYIELISKQKQEFQLIHAKLWKQVAVNLAFKEKECCLLEGDSFNENVDFPAIVNAKNNVAIFSVYLSKSFLSFIFHDYSTSLKYSKYSSEIEETALGIAYIPLYVFIYALALLKTVDSKSKSSVLRQANINLDKLKVWSKNSPSNCLHKYFLVKAEILRVLGDNKASDLYEKALKAVNKTCFQYEEAIAYELAAEYYFSLERNKIGELYITEAYYTYFNWGAFAKLKHLQKLYSTIFNDNSNSNLFLKPQSAKNLLSTTSSLTDLDLASILKASQTISEEIVLENLLEKMIKVLMLNAGAQIGFLIIKREDNYLLEASSVDNKISIRESVSLCDSSVLPLSIINYVGRTSKSIVLSTSSNESVFFNDEYFVDKSVKSLLCIPLVNQASVVGMVYMENNAAYDSFRNDHLEILKILCTQAAISLENAYLYEDLQKSQAREQAEREINELKSRFISMTSHEFRTPLTAILGTTELIKHYGQGWETEKQHSYLDRIQRNVKHMTGLLDDVLVLSKADVGKTEFNPVSIDLTVFCSSLVEEFQLNTKRGQNIEYVLEGKQTTCFSDEKILRQILSNLLSNAIKYSPESSIVCFTVTFSNDEVIFLIKDQGIGIPESDQPHLFESFQRATNVGQIQGTGLGLAIVKKSVELHQGTITFESIASQGTTFIVKLPITAESLGIESH from the coding sequence ATGCATTTAGATTATGATGGAAAATATATTCTATTAGAACAACTATATTGTGGGCTGTCAATAATTATCTATAAAGGTTTTGAGAAAAAGTCTGGCAAGCAAGTAGTTGTTAAAACGCTCAGATCTAAATATCCATCTCTTTCTGAAATAAGTCGATTGCACTATGAATATAAAGTTACAAATACTGTTTCATCAAATAATATTATAAAAGTCATTGGTATTGAAAGTGATAAAAGTACTACTTTATTGATTAAGGAATATTTTGATTCTATATCTTTACGAGAATATATTATAAATAATTCAGTTGGTTTACAAGATTTTCTTGAAATATCAACTCAATTAGCTCAAGCTGTAAGTGAGCTCCATTCAAAAGATATTATTCATAAAGATATAAATCCATCAAATATATTAATTAATCCAGTTACAAAGCAGGTTAAAATAACGGATCTAAGCATTGCTTCTTGTTTGCCACAAGAAGTAACATTTTATGAAAGCTCTTATTCAATAGAAGGTACTCCAGCATATATATCGCCTGAGCAAACAGGAAGAATGAATCGCTGTGTTGATCATCGATCTGACCTTTATTCTTTAGGTATAACGTTCTATGAATTACTCATAGGGCAATGCCCATTTCAAGCAATAGACTTATTAGAAATGGTTTATTCCCATTTGTCTGATACTCCGAAGGCTCCGATAGTTCTAGATGAAAGTATTCCTTCACCTATATCAGACATTATTATGAAATTAATTGAGAAAGATGCAGAAGATCGTTATCAAAGTGCATTGGGTTTGAAGTCGGATTTAGAATGGTTTAAAAATGAATATATTAGAAGTGAAATAGTACTTGGTTTTGTGCCAGGTAAGTTAGATAAGAGAAGTCAATTTTTTCTGCCACAAAAACTTTATGGCAGAAAATTTGAGATGAGTGAACTATTATTGTCATTCGATAATATATCTCAAGGAATTGGCGAAGTTGTTCTTGTAAGTGGCTATTCAGGTGTAGGAAAAACTAGTCTAATTCAAGAATTAAATAAATCGGCTATCACAAATAGAGGGTATTTTGTACAGGGGAAACAAAATCAATTTCAAAGAGATACTCCTAACTCAGCCATCCTAAACGCTTTTCAGAATTTAATTCAGCAAATACTTTCAGAACCAGAACATAAAATCATTTTTTGGAAAGAAATTCTTGTTCAAGAACTCAGTGAAAATGCGAATATTATTATTGATAATATTCCTGATCTTGAGCTAATTATTGGGCCTCAACCAGAAGTGAAAGAGCTAAATGCTATAGAGTCACAAAAGCGGTATTTAAGAGTATTTAAAAAATTTGTAAATGTTTTTACACAATCTGAACATCCTATTGTTGTATTTTTAGATGATTTACAATGGTTCGATTTCTCTTCAATTAAGTTCTTAGAGGAATTGCTTGTAGATGCTTCTGATAGTCATCTTTTAATGATCTTATCTTATCGAGATAATGAAATATCTAAAACACACCCCCTAAGATTTTTTATTAAAAATATAGAGAATTTAAAAATCAATATCAAGCATATAAATATAAAAAGTTTAGGGAATGAATATGTTAAAGAGATTATTGAAGATACTTTTGACCTTACTTATTCTTCCGTTGAGCCATTAGTTAAAATCATATTTGATATGTCAAAAGGTAATCCTTTTCATATTAGTCAGCTAATTAAGATTTTTTATGAAAAAAAAGTAATTAAGTTCGATTTTAATGAAGGGAAATGGAGTTTCTATGAAAACAAAGTTCAAAACCTTGACCTTGTTAGTCTAAGTATAGTTGAGTTGATGCAAAATAGCATTTTTCAACTTCCTACTGATACTCAAAATCTCTTATATCTTGCATCATGTATAGGCAATAAATTTGATTTAAATTTTCTGTCAGTTGTCTCTTCTTCTCAACCAAAAGATGTTGTTGTAAAGCTATGGCCAGCGTTACAGAGTGGATTGATATTGCCGGTTAGTAAGTCGTATAAGCTAGCACTGGTTATAAATAATCTACCTTCTAGATTTAAGCAAGAAGATGTAGAGAATGTAGAATACCAATTCTTGCATGATCGGGTGCAGCAAGCTGCTTATACTTCAGTTTCTTCTTCTAAAACAAAACTAACTCATTACAAGATAGGAAAAATCCTATTGAATCATTTGAGGAAAGATGACTTAAGTACATATATCTTCGATATAGTGAATCAATTGAATTATGGTGTCTCATTAGTAGATGAAGATATTAATAGGCTATATCTTTCTGAGCTTAATTTAATTGCTGGCAAGAAAGCAAAAGAATCAACCTCATATGAAGCTGCGAATATATATTTTCAAATCAGTTTGGATTTTTTGTCTGATTACTCTTGGGATAATTGTTATTCTCTCTTTCTTGAAATTTATACTGAATTTGTTGAGTCTGCATATTTATCGACAGACTATGAAAAAGTTGAAGAATATTCTACCAAAGTAATTGAATCTTCGAATAATGTATTAGATATAGCTAAAATTGTTGAAATTCAAGTGCTTTCAGATATTGCTCAAAATAGGATGGATATAGCAATTAGAAAAGCATTTGAATTTCTTGAAAAGATTAATGTAAAATTTTCCAAGAATGAATCCGAATTTATAATTTTGATAAATTTATTGCTTATTAAAGTAAAACTAATGTTAGCCGGAAAGCCATCTCAACTTTTACTAATTAAGAAGATGGATAATAAGCAATATCTATCAGCGATGAGAATTTTAACTAATGTAGTACCTGCGATTTTTATCTATTCACCAAAATTATTCCCTTTAGTAATATTTAGGATGGTCGATATATCTCTAAAGTATGGGAATTCTAGTTTATCTAGCTTTGCATATGCTAGCTATGGAGTTATTCTATGTGGAAAGCTTAATCAAATGGTAAGTGGCTATCAATTTGGTCAGGTTGCTATTGAGATAGCTAAACAGTTAGGAGCTAAAGATCAGTTCTCAAAAATCTTTCTGGTTTTTAATGTTTTTATCAGGCATTGGTGTGAAGATATCACTCATTCACTTTCCCCTCTTCAAGAAGGAATAAATTATGGCTTATCATTTGGCGATACTGAAAATGCATGCCATTGCGCTTCATTTTATTGTAGCTATTTATTTTTAGCTGGAGAAAACATTAGTAATGTTGTTAATGAACATACTAATTATATCGAACTGATCTCAAAGCAAAAACAAGAATTTCAATTAATTCATGCAAAGTTATGGAAGCAAGTAGCAGTAAACCTTGCCTTTAAAGAGAAAGAATGTTGTCTTTTAGAAGGGGACAGCTTTAATGAGAATGTTGATTTTCCAGCAATAGTTAATGCGAAAAATAATGTAGCGATATTTTCTGTTTATTTATCAAAATCTTTTTTGTCTTTTATTTTTCATGATTATAGTACTTCATTAAAGTATTCTAAGTATTCATCTGAAATAGAGGAAACTGCACTTGGCATAGCTTATATTCCTTTATATGTTTTCATATATGCTTTAGCTTTATTGAAAACTGTAGACAGTAAGTCAAAGTCAAGTGTACTTCGACAAGCAAATATTAACCTTGATAAGCTGAAAGTCTGGTCAAAAAATTCTCCTAGTAACTGTTTGCATAAATATTTTTTAGTTAAAGCTGAGATTTTAAGAGTTCTAGGTGATAATAAAGCATCTGACTTATATGAAAAAGCTCTGAAAGCTGTTAACAAGACTTGCTTTCAATATGAAGAAGCAATCGCTTATGAATTAGCAGCAGAATATTACTTTTCATTAGAAAGAAATAAGATAGGAGAACTGTATATAACAGAAGCATATTATACATATTTTAACTGGGGAGCTTTTGCTAAATTGAAACATTTACAAAAGCTTTATTCTACGATTTTTAATGATAATTCTAATAGCAATCTTTTTTTAAAGCCTCAATCAGCTAAGAATTTATTGTCTACTACTTCTAGTCTTACTGATCTAGATTTAGCATCTATACTAAAGGCCTCTCAAACAATTTCAGAAGAGATTGTACTTGAGAATCTTCTTGAAAAAATGATTAAAGTATTAATGCTGAATGCAGGGGCACAAATTGGTTTTTTGATTATAAAAAGAGAAGATAATTATTTGTTGGAAGCATCTTCTGTCGATAATAAAATATCAATTAGAGAATCTGTGAGTTTGTGTGATAGCAGTGTTTTGCCATTGTCAATAATTAATTATGTTGGCCGCACTTCAAAATCTATAGTATTAAGCACTTCTTCAAATGAATCTGTTTTTTTTAATGATGAATATTTTGTTGATAAGTCTGTCAAGTCTTTACTTTGTATTCCTTTAGTTAATCAAGCATCTGTAGTAGGGATGGTTTATATGGAGAATAATGCAGCTTATGACTCTTTTAGAAATGATCATCTTGAAATACTGAAAATTCTATGTACACAAGCAGCTATTTCTCTGGAAAATGCATATCTCTATGAAGATTTACAGAAGTCACAAGCTAGAGAACAAGCTGAACGAGAAATCAATGAGTTGAAATCTCGTTTTATTTCTATGACATCTCATGAATTTCGTACACCATTAACAGCAATTTTGGGGACGACGGAATTGATAAAACATTATGGTCAGGGATGGGAAACGGAGAAGCAGCATTCTTATCTTGACCGTATACAGAGAAATGTGAAACATATGACTGGGCTACTAGATGATGTCTTAGTCCTTAGTAAAGCAGATGTAGGTAAGACAGAGTTTAACCCCGTATCTATAGATCTCACAGTTTTTTGTAGTAGCTTAGTTGAAGAGTTTCAGTTGAATACTAAGCGTGGTCAAAACATTGAATATGTTTTAGAAGGAAAACAAACTACTTGCTTCTCAGATGAAAAGATACTGAGACAAATCCTAAGTAATTTGCTTTCTAATGCAATTAAATACTCTCCAGAAAGTTCTATCGTTTGTTTTACTGTAACTTTCTCTAATGATGAGGTTATATTTTTGATTAAGGATCAGGGAATTGGTATTCCTGAATCTGATCAACCACATCTTTTTGAATCTTTCCAACGCGCCACAAATGTTGGTCAGATACAAGGAACTGGACTAGGGCTAGCAATTGTTAAAAAGTCTGTAGAGCTTCACCAAGGGACGATCACCTTTGAGAGTATTGCTAGTCAAGGAACAACTTTTATCGTCAAACTACCCATTACTGCAGAATCGTTAGGAATTGAGTCCCATTAA
- a CDS encoding NAD(P)-binding domain-containing protein, producing MQEILSLIEMRKSIFSKLPFFKYLQDDRINPRQRLAFAPCAAHFIMSFGDLNKHILRVEPTKDPIQKLVNKHTYEDDNHWEWFLEDIENLGFNKTQNFSDTLRFLWSNETKTPRWISLELYKLASYASPELKLVMIEAIEATGSIFLSIVHTVADELQNSTKQKYKYFGAHHFQVDSNHSIVSNSSENNLDKINLSLEDKEEAIEIVNKVFDVFTDFTNELLNFAKDHSHKRLTYSESIIEHEYLIIGGGPAGLQLGYYLQKSGDDYAILEAGSSPGTFFKKYPRHRKLISINKRNTGYSDPEINLRWDWNSLLSDNKDLLFKNYSKKYFPDADSLVNYLEDYANHFSLNIQYGVKITQITKDKKFILTDHLGKVYSCKHLIIATGCSKLYLPDIPGIELAEKYTSVSVKPDNFENQRILVIGKGNSAFETADNLIDTAATIHICSPNPISMAWKTKYVGHLRAVNNNFLDTYQLKSQNLILNAHINNIKQNEHGKFIVNVSYTHANGEVEDLEYDRIIACTGFRFDDSIFDNSCKPNLTINNRFPDQTSAWESTNVKDLFFAGILMHMRDFKENQSGFIHGFRYNIKALHQIFERRFHHKAWQHQNLELIPQTFTDVILKRVNQSSALWQQTGFLCDVIFVSEDQQQGKYYQEVPQDYLFDSDLGKHNHYYTITLEFGHEYLDAFPDPFAIERVHKDDIHNAEQSPSLHPIIRRYYQGKLVAEHHIIEDIASEWKEEVHIQPLLKFMTEQLNDSQGIGTHLLAAGLLTSEQLEVALAEQELETSARLGDVIQKRGWVQKRTIQFLLHQVNNTLVDNPELSACAQLGANLVEAGLVTSTQVDEALLEQQISNKRLGEILVNHGWVTPQTVEYMMKHLSQANVTVQPEVAVLN from the coding sequence ATGCAAGAGATTCTTAGTTTAATCGAAATGCGAAAAAGTATATTTTCAAAATTACCATTCTTTAAATATTTACAAGATGATAGAATTAATCCTAGACAGAGATTAGCTTTTGCTCCATGTGCAGCTCATTTCATAATGAGTTTTGGTGATTTAAATAAGCATATTCTTAGAGTAGAACCAACAAAAGACCCAATTCAGAAATTAGTTAATAAGCATACATATGAAGATGATAATCATTGGGAATGGTTTCTTGAAGACATTGAAAATCTTGGTTTCAATAAAACTCAAAACTTCAGTGATACATTACGCTTTCTATGGAGTAATGAGACAAAAACTCCTAGATGGATTAGCTTAGAATTATATAAGCTAGCTAGCTATGCATCACCTGAGTTAAAGCTAGTAATGATTGAAGCAATTGAGGCTACTGGTAGTATTTTTCTTTCTATTGTTCATACAGTAGCAGATGAGCTACAAAACTCAACCAAGCAGAAATATAAGTATTTTGGAGCACATCACTTTCAAGTTGATTCTAATCATAGTATTGTTTCCAATAGCTCTGAGAACAATCTAGATAAAATCAATTTGTCTCTTGAAGATAAAGAAGAAGCGATTGAAATAGTCAATAAAGTTTTTGATGTTTTCACAGATTTCACAAATGAGCTTTTAAACTTTGCTAAAGACCATAGTCATAAAAGGCTCACATATAGTGAATCAATTATTGAACATGAATATTTAATAATTGGCGGAGGCCCTGCTGGTTTGCAGCTAGGATATTATCTTCAAAAATCTGGAGATGATTACGCGATTTTGGAGGCAGGAAGCTCTCCAGGAACTTTCTTTAAAAAGTACCCTCGCCATCGAAAACTTATATCAATCAATAAAAGAAATACTGGATATAGCGACCCTGAGATAAACTTACGTTGGGACTGGAATTCATTATTGAGTGATAATAAAGATCTGCTATTCAAGAATTATAGTAAAAAATATTTTCCTGATGCTGATTCCCTAGTTAATTATCTAGAAGATTATGCAAATCACTTTTCTCTAAATATTCAATACGGTGTCAAAATCACTCAAATCACTAAAGACAAAAAGTTTATATTAACTGATCATCTTGGAAAAGTTTACTCTTGCAAGCATTTGATAATAGCTACTGGTTGTTCTAAACTTTATCTTCCTGATATACCCGGCATTGAATTAGCTGAGAAATATACTAGCGTATCAGTAAAACCAGACAACTTTGAGAATCAAAGAATTTTAGTTATTGGCAAAGGAAATTCTGCATTTGAAACTGCTGACAATTTAATTGATACTGCAGCAACAATACATATTTGCAGCCCCAATCCAATCTCTATGGCTTGGAAGACCAAGTATGTTGGGCATCTCCGTGCTGTAAACAACAATTTTTTAGATACTTATCAACTTAAATCTCAAAACCTGATTCTTAATGCTCATATTAATAATATCAAGCAAAATGAGCATGGTAAGTTCATCGTCAATGTTTCTTACACCCATGCAAATGGTGAAGTAGAAGATCTCGAATATGATCGGATTATCGCTTGTACTGGTTTCCGCTTTGATGACAGCATTTTTGATAACTCATGTAAACCAAATCTTACGATTAATAATCGTTTCCCTGATCAAACAAGTGCTTGGGAATCTACTAATGTAAAAGATCTATTTTTTGCAGGTATTCTCATGCATATGAGAGACTTTAAAGAGAACCAATCAGGCTTTATTCACGGCTTTAGATACAATATTAAAGCTCTCCACCAAATTTTTGAGCGCCGTTTCCACCACAAAGCCTGGCAGCATCAAAACTTAGAATTAATTCCACAAACATTCACCGATGTAATTCTTAAGCGAGTGAATCAAAGTTCTGCATTATGGCAGCAAACAGGCTTTCTATGTGATGTCATCTTTGTATCCGAAGATCAGCAGCAAGGAAAGTATTACCAAGAAGTTCCTCAAGACTATCTTTTTGACAGTGATTTAGGAAAACACAACCACTACTACACTATTACGTTGGAATTCGGACATGAATACCTAGATGCCTTTCCTGATCCATTCGCCATTGAGCGAGTTCATAAAGATGACATACATAATGCAGAGCAAAGTCCCAGTCTTCACCCCATCATCCGGCGTTATTACCAAGGCAAATTAGTAGCTGAGCATCATATTATCGAAGATATCGCCAGTGAATGGAAAGAAGAGGTACATATTCAACCACTGTTAAAGTTTATGACTGAGCAGCTAAACGACTCCCAAGGAATCGGTACTCATCTTCTTGCGGCAGGACTGCTCACGTCAGAGCAGTTGGAAGTCGCCTTAGCGGAACAAGAACTGGAAACATCAGCTCGTTTAGGAGATGTTATACAAAAACGGGGTTGGGTACAAAAACGAACCATTCAATTTCTATTGCATCAAGTCAACAATACGTTGGTTGATAATCCAGAACTTAGCGCCTGTGCTCAGTTGGGAGCAAATCTAGTTGAAGCAGGCTTAGTAACATCAACACAAGTTGACGAGGCATTACTAGAACAGCAAATCTCGAACAAACGCTTAGGAGAAATTTTGGTAAACCACGGCTGGGTAACTCCACAAACCGTTGAATACATGATGAAGCATCTCTCCCAGGCAAACGTTACTGTTCAGCCTGAAGTCGCTGTACTGAATTAA